In one Epinephelus moara isolate mb chromosome 6, YSFRI_EMoa_1.0, whole genome shotgun sequence genomic region, the following are encoded:
- the s100t gene encoding S100 calcium binding protein T: MSLPNSENVSTLENAMQLMIQTFHKYSGNEGDKYTLSRAELKEMLTTELGNYLGNAQDKEAVDKVMGDLDSNNDGEVDFTEFIILVGALTVACNDFFLEYNDKPEKKK; encoded by the exons ATGTCTTTGCCCAACTCAGAGAACGTCTCCACCCTGGAGAACGCCATGCAGCTCATGATACAGACCTTCCATAAGTACTCTGGGAACGAGGGGGACAAATATACACTGAGCAGGGCTGAGCTCAAAGAGATGCTTACCACAGAGCTCGGCAACTACCTGGGG AACGCCCAGGATAAGGAGGCAGTGGATAAGGTCATGGGAGACCTGGATTCCAACAACGACGGGGAGGTAGATTTCACCGAGTTCATCATACTGGTCGGAGCTCTCACTGTGGCCTGCAACGACTTCTTCCTGGAGTACAACGACAagccagagaagaagaagtga